One window from the genome of Diospyros lotus cultivar Yz01 chromosome 11, ASM1463336v1, whole genome shotgun sequence encodes:
- the LOC127812708 gene encoding uncharacterized protein LOC127812708 codes for MAAANARFNPVEDPSSLYDLHHSENYSSVIVTPELTSNFTSWKRSFLLAVSIRNKQGFLDGTIIKPDPQGPLYLPWIRCNNHLVAWLLRSISAPIASTVFYMEDATQI; via the coding sequence ATGGCTGCAGCAAATGCCAGATTCAATCCAGTCGAAGATCCTTCATCACTTTACGATCTTCATCATTCTGAAAATTACAGTTCTGTGATTGTTACTCCAGAATTAACTTCTAATTTCACATCTTGGAAGAGGTCTTTCTTGCTTGCTGTTTCTATTAGGAACAAGCAAGGGTTTCTTGATGGCACCATTATCAAGCCAGATCCTCAAGGTCCTTTGTATCTGCCATGGATTAGATGCAATAATCATTTGGTTGCATGGCTCCTTCGATCTATATCAGCACCAATTGCATCTACTGTATTCTACATGGAAGATGCTACTCAAATCTAG
- the LOC127812593 gene encoding protein IQ-DOMAIN 17-like, which produces MAKKGGKSWLALVKRAFRSPTKDAEKKSARRREETEQEEEDEKREKRRWLFRKSTNSNSLRQCEAEVGMDIDLVAEQRHAIAVAAEAAAATAQAAVDEIIRLTRPSTWAREHCAAIVIQTGFRGYLARRALRALKGIVKLQALVRGHNVRKQAKMTVQCMQALLRVQSRLCNQRAMLSPRQHQHGRKSMFAKTFNLWEPRYLQDIRDRKSIQSRAGSCIEEDWNDCPRTLEELDAILQARKEASMKRERTLTQVFNQQEQGERTYWPEPKWERYSSADGRETVKILEVDCYSSPSMARSQSIATPHHRASHPHPPATPSPPSKMKPLQVRSASPRCARSHSSANTPNFASALPNYMAATESAKARVRSQSLTRQRPVTPEKERCGSAKKRLSYPVIERNSSPSQTDGRSSFSQNLRIPSFKSIQAGLLGMEQRSHSSSRYADSIGGEISPCSTTDLRRWLK; this is translated from the exons ATGGCAAAGAAAGGAGGTAAATCGTGGTTGGCGCTTGTTAAGAGAGCCTTCAGGTCTCCGACCAAGGACGCCGAGAAGAAGAGTGCCAGAAGGAGAGAAGAAACCgagcaagaagaagaggacGAG AAAAGGGAGAAGCGAAGATGGTTGTTCAGGAAATCTACGAATAGTAATAGTCTTCGGCAATGTGAAGCAGAAGTTGGAATGGATATAGACTTGGTGGCGGAGCAAAGACATGCAATCGCGGTGGCGGCGGAGGCCGCCGCTGCGACGGCACAGGCTGCTGTTGACGAGATCATCCGCCTTACTAGACCTTCCACCTGGGCTAGGGAGCATTGCGCTGCAATAGTTATTCAGACTGGATTCAGAGGCTACTTa GCAAGGAGAGCTCTAAGGGCGCTCAAGGGAATTGTGAAGCTTCAAGCTTTGGTGAGAGGACACAATGTTAGGAAGCAAGCCAAGATGACAGTACAATGTATGCAGGCCTTGCTTCGGGTGCAGTCTCGCCTGTGCAACCAGCGCGCAATGTTATCGCCACGACAACACCAACACGGTCGAAAGTCCATGTTTGCTAAGACCTTCAACTTATGGGAACCCAGATACTTGCAAGACATTCGAGACCGAAAGTCAATT CAATCAAGAGCAGGAAGTTGCATTGAAGAGGATTGGAACGATTGCCCCCGCACGCTCGAAGAACTCGATGCTATCTTGCAAGCAAGAAAGGAGGCGTCCATGAAGCGTGAAAGGACCCTTACACAAGTATTCAATCAACAG GAACAAGGCGAAAGAACATATTGGCCTGAACCCAAATGGGAAAGATATTCTTCTGCTGATGGAAGAGAAACTGTAAAGATTCTAGAAGTGGACTGTTATTCCAGTCCTAGTATGGCCAGATCACAGTCGATTGCAACTCCACACCACAGAGCCTCCCATCCGCATCCGCCAGCAACGCCATCTCCGCCGTCCAAAATGAAACCACTGCAAGTACGTTCCGCAAGCCCCCGCTGCGCCAGAAGCCACTCGTCGGCGAACACTCCAAACTTCGCGTCTGCACTGCCCAACTACATGGCGGCTACTGAGTCGGCGAAAGCTCGGGTTCGGTCACAAAGCTTGACAAGACAGAGGCCGGTGACGCCGGAGAAGGAGCGATGTGGGTCGGCGAAAAAACGACTCTCATACCCAGTCATTGAGCGAAACAGCAGCCCTTCCCAAACTGATGGTCGGAGTAGTTTCAGCCAGAACTTGAGAATTCCAAGTTTCAAAAGCATTCAAGCTGGATTGTTGGGGATGGAACAGCGATCGCATTCGTCGTCACGTTATGCAGATAGCATCGGTGGGGAAATTTCGCCATGTTCTACAACAGATTTGAGAAGGTGGTTGAAATGA